The Toxorhynchites rutilus septentrionalis strain SRP chromosome 3, ASM2978413v1, whole genome shotgun sequence genome includes a region encoding these proteins:
- the LOC129780557 gene encoding protein expanded: MRAFCTVSAPLEVCAPPSRPLPPGTRFLALKLLGTPQPRTLYFLVEAKSRVREVYAQTCHHFSKQGMLDTELFGLAVLIDGEYLFADPESKLSKYGPKSWRSSHTHGLDANGKPLLELHFRVQFYIESPLMLRDEVSRHNYYLQLKYNATNRDLPKEYSEQSLLLLGGLSLQADLGDFSEDNDGTSGSSSTTASSTSNGGSTAGSSTIYNTSSNTNATNSTGCASTNSSNSNGSNEYFRPEEYVNHTLRSAWGISALTSCHRENRGMSRADAETHYIREACNLNEAINAHVFRMKQSKNETGLGSVSLSIYAKGIRIAVDNATATIFNWPSIGKLSFDRKKFEIRSGDSKITLYSVNDDKNKMILALCRETHQFSMKIAPRLTEAIKREEEESSCIHGYPYLYSRALNLPYKSKSDQRISVISSTSSNTTSGIVSDRVHSEDELEIMINEPPTATLAAPSTESLALAHLLDCPSVSRQTSSVGQVSLKDLEGTLAALSVRSNVTIRSASSDSTEAKDRSTKDCESSPSSQHNIGSQCSSTCSTVVVATDCLSLPQSSANGSTERRQTSTCSSLELGYSHTAQNSTLSVATSICLDHDINEEDEETNSGVYTLAHVPPTETSGVYTMNSSEMTGQSSEIAESESHESSHYGSFQPCQSEIAEPLEPVDSVDGDFRPRLDSDMNDFRMRSDSNVSAAGSFRGDGSDPTDNKHTLLSAEELTDLIVGRGTYPSRKTVSHTLDSDCDYVTLPLPLEGESYLQGSEDTAPTEDEYDDDVLPPAPPKRIDSNMPSQRQSLLNLVGSSDSPPPPPPPYNAHHETTGLRGPDIRPDEAPVIPLRDPPPYPQKPIGMVRERPIPPPIIPKPITSSVQASSIPEEVPARFITTRPQINILKAHTSVVGETPKPSFAAPTINNISNLSQSPIPGTVTAASAGGIGIPVIPYHKSITSPPPPYLEMPKPPHRACVLLPVIKPRQYHPPPPPTIPRQPPPPPPAHSLATVYTGQLARSQIELYQQQLYSDVDYVIYPIQDPSISQQEYLDAKQGSILAAMAQSPPPPPYLAYHTVRAHNRSWDACKNHAIYRSTPYLSMALSSNSRYASTQNLSDTYVQLPGAYSPIYSPSVASLCSSYEPPPPPPLRPRPISSSSSSMFVRSRSDDNILNSVESTPKIRRLPPPPPPPYETRKAIRKPPIPLPTPSSPSPKVTTTTSSSSSTIEKPPEVPAKPTPTKPPGPSAKLQAQIKKQYPDFDTLTSNACIDIKTLREKSKNLDLPLISALMHDRSLLKQTRAFVMPKHPSKSGPTNPANISMTTGPGQQQQQQNQLSTPKSKYPVSGLSTTQLAKPRKSSVVSHRHPNDKLPPLPGQTTAEGNNYVMDPTPAKQKSYSSSQQPSA; encoded by the exons ACGGCGAGTACCTATTTGCAGACCCCGAGAGCAAGTTATCAAAATACGGCCCAAAAAGCTGGCGCTCGTCGCATACACAC GGTCTCGATGCAAACGGGAAGCCTCTCCTGGAGCTACACTTCCGCGTGCAGTTCTACATCGAGAGTCCGCTGATGCTGAGAGATGAAGTGTCCCGCCATAATTACTACCTGCAGCTCAAGTACAACGCCACCAACCGGGATCTGCCGAAGGAGTACTCGGAACAATCGCTGCTACTGCTCGGTGGTTTGTCCCTCCAGGCAGATCTCGGTGATTTCTCGGAGGATAACGATGGAACCAGTGGGAGTAGCAGTACCACCGCCAGCAGCACCAGCAATGGGGGCAGCACTGCTGGCAGTAGCACCATCTATAACACCAGCAGCAACACCAACGCCACCAACAGCACCGGTTGCGCCAGTACGAACAGCAGTAACAGCAACGGCAGTAACGAGTACTTCAGACCGGAAGAGTACGTCAATCATACGTTGCGCTCAGCGTGGGGTATCTCTGCGCTCACGTCTTGCCATCGGGAGAACCGGGGAATGTCCCGCGCTGACGCCGAAACTCACTACATTCGCGAAGCGTGCAATCTGAACGAGGCGATCAATGCCCACGTGTTTCGCATGAAGCAGTCGAAGAATGAGACCGGATTGGGATCGGTATCGCTGAGTATCTACGCGAAAGGCATTCGAATCGCGGTGGATAACGCCACGGCGACCATCTTTAACTGGCCGAGCATCGGTAAGCTAAGCTTCGACCGGAAGAAGTTCGAAATCCGGTCGGGCGACAGCAAGATCACGCTCTATTCGGTGAACGACGACAAGAATAAAATGATATTAGCCCTATGTCGGGAGACGCATCAATTTTCTATGAAAATTGCCCCCCGACTCACAGAAGCGATAAAGAGGGAGGAGGAGGAGAGTAGTTGCATCCACGGATATCCCTATCTCTACTCCCGAGCACTGAATCTCCCCTACAAGAGCAAGAGCGATCAGCGAATATCGGTCATATCTAGCACCAGTTCGAACACTACCTCCGGCATCGTGAGCGATCGAGTCCACTCTGAGGATGAGCTTGAAATCATGATCAATGAACCTCCCACGGCAACACTTGCAGCTCCCTCTACTGAGAGTCTTGCCCTGGCACATCTGCTAGATTGCCCGAGCGTGAGCCGACAGACTTCATCCGTGGGGCAGGTTTCCCTGAAGGATTTGGAGGGCACACTCGCGGCACTTTCGGTGCGATCGAATGTCACCATCCGATCGGCAAGCAGCGACAGTACCGAGGCGAAAGATCGATCGACGAAGGATTGCGAGTCATCGCCTTCGTCGCAGCACAACATAGGTTCACAGTGTTCGTCAACATGTAGCACAGTGGTCGTTGCTACCGACTGTCTGAGTCTGCCCCAAAGCAGCGCAAACGGGTCGACCGAGCGCCGTCAAACGTCCACTTGCAGTAGTCTCGAGCTGGGATACAGTCACACGGCCCAGAACAGCACACTGAGCGTTGCGACCAGCATTTGTTTGGACCACGATATCAACGAAGAGGATGAGGAGACAAATTCCGGTGTTTATACGCTTGCTCATGTCCCTCCAACGGAGACGAGCGGGGTGTATACAATGAACAGTAGTGAAATGACGGGGCAATCCTCCGAAATTGCCGAATCGGAATCACACGAAAGTTCCCATTACGGCAGTTTTCAACCGTGCCAGAGCGAAATCGCCGAACCACTAGAACCGGTTGATTCCGTGGATGGAGACTTCCGGCCACGACTAGACAGTGATATGAACGATTTCCGCATGCGTTCGGATTCCAACGTTTCTGCTGCGGGATCGTTCAGGGGGGATGGAAGTGACCCAACCGATAACAAACACACCTTGCTCAGTGCAGAAGAGTTGACGGATTTGATCGTGGGTCGCGGAACTTATCCATCGAGGAAGACGGTGAGCCATACGCTCGACTCCGACTGTGACTATGTGACGCTTCCGTTGCCTCTGGAGGGAGAGAGCTATCTACAGGGCAGCGAAGATACGGCACCTACGGAGGACGAGTACGATGACGATGTGCTACCACCGGCTCCACCCAAGCGAATCGACAGTAATATGCCATCGCAGCGGCAATCGTTGCTAAATTTGGTCGGCTCCAGTGATTCTCCTCCTCCACCTCCTCCGCCATACAATGCCCATCACGAAACTACGGGACTTCGTGGCCCGGACATAAGACCCGATGAGGCACCCGTTATTCCACTGCGAGATCCGCCTCCCTACCCGCAGAAACCAATCGGTATGGTTCGTGAACGCCCCATTCCACCGCCAATCATCCCCAAACCCATCACATCAAGCGTTCAAGCGTCATCAATTCCGGAAGAGGTTCCCGCTCGTTTCATCACAACCAGGCCCCAGATCAACATCCTGAAAGCACATACCAGTGTCGTTGGAGAAACTCCAAAGCCCAGCTTTGCAGCACCAACAATCAACAACATCAGCAACCTTTCGCAGTCCCCGATTCCCGGTACGGTGACGGCAGCATCGGCCGGTGGCATTGGCATTCCGGTTATTCCATATCATAAAAGCATTACCTCGCCACCACCGCCATATCTGGAAATGCCAAAACCACCCCATCGGGCCTGCGTTTTGCTTCCAGTAATCAAACCCCGTCAGTATCACCCACCTCCGCCACCAACGATTCCACGCCAGCCGCCACCACCTCCACCTGCTCACTCACTGGCCACAGTCTACACCGGTCAGCTGGCACGCTCCCAAATCGAGCTGTACCAGCAGCAGCTCTACAGCGATGTGGACTACGTTATCTACCCCATTCAGGATCCTTCGATTAGTCAGCAGGAGTATCTTGATGCGAAGCAAGGCTCGATTCTGGCAGCAATGGCCCAAAGTCCGCCGCCGCCACCCTACCTAGCATATCACACCGTCCGAGCGCACAATCGCAGCTGGGACGCGTGCAAGAATCACGCCATATACCGGAGTACACCCTACCTCTCGATGGCGCTGTCATCCAACTCCCGGTACGCGTCCACGCAAAATTTGTCCGACACTTACGTGCAACTTCCCGGAGCGTACTCACCGATCTACAGCCCATCGGTTGCCAGTCTCTGTTCGTCGTACGAGCCTCCGCCGCCTCCTCCGCTGCGACCCCGGCCAATCTCCAGCAGCTCGTCGTCCATGTTCGTGCGGTCACGCTCCGACGACAACATCCTGAACTCTGTGGAGAGCACCCCGAAAATACGTCGGCTACCACCTCCCCCACCGCCACCCTATGAAACCCGGAAGGCCATACGGAAACCACCGATCCCACTTCCCACGCCATCTTCACCTTCGCCGAAAGTAACCAccaccaccagcagcagcagcagcactatcGAAAAACCTCCCGAAG TACCCGCAAAGCCCACACCCACGAAACCACCCGGCCCTAGTGCCAAGCTGCAGGCGCAAATCAAGAAGCAGTATCCGGACTTCGATACGCTGACCTCGAACGCCTGTATCGACATCAAGACACTGCGCGAGAAGAGCAAGAACCTAGACCTTCCGCTGATTTCTGCCCTAATGCACGATCGTTCCCTGCTGAAGCAAACTCGGGCCTTCGTCATGCCCAAGCACCCAAGCAAGTCTGGCCCAACCAACCCAGCGAACATCAGCATGACTACCGGTCCcggccagcagcagcagcagcagaaccaACTATCCACTCCCAAGTCCAAATATCCGGTGTCCGGTCTGAGCACGACGCAGCTCGCCAAACCGCGCAAATCATCCGTCGTTAGCCATAGGCATCCGAACGATAAGTTGCCACCGCTGCCCGGCCAAACCACGGCGGAAGGCAACAACTACGTTATGGATCCAACCCCGGCCAAACAGAAGAGCTACAGCTCCTCGCAACAACCCAGTGCCTGA